In Natronococcus sp. AD-5, the genomic window GGCGTAGTACTCGCTCTCGAGGGTCGTGTTACACGGGTCGTAACTCTGCAGTCGAACGCGCTCGGCCGGCGAGACCGATTCGCCGCTCTGCCAGCGCTCGTAGGCCTCGCGGTCGCCCGAAAGGTCGATCAGCACGTCCTCGACGACCGTACAGGTGTCCTCGGCGCCCGACAGCCGTCGATCGACCTCGTCGATGAACTCGCGCATACCCGCTTCCGCCTCGTCGGGGAGCGAGACGTACCGCTTTGTCATACGCCGATGTACTGCGTCGGAGTTGATAGGCATTCGGTTGTCCGTTTACGCTTGCCTTACCCGGTGGCACGGATGTCAGTAGTCGATTACCGATCGGCGTGCGCGGATCGGCAGCGCTCGCTCGCACCCTCGACGTCGACCGGGCCGAGCGGTGCCGAATCCAGCGGGCCGGGAACTTCCGTACTCGCTAAGTGCCTCCGCTCCCAATCCGCGGACATGCACTACCGGGAACTGGGCGACTCCGGGCTCGAGGTCAGCGAGATCGGCTTCGGCGCGTGGGTCGTCGGCACAGACTGGTGGGGTGACCGCTCCGAGGACGACGCCGTCGAGATGATCGAGTACGCCGTCGACCGGGGGATCACCTACTTCGACACGGGCGACGTCTACGGACACGGCCGCAGCGAGGAACTGATCGGTCGGGCGCTGGCCGACGTCCGGGACGAGGTCACCGTCGCGACCAAGGTCGGCTACGACTTCTACAACAACCCGCAGGCCGGCCACGGCGAACTCCCCAAGGAGATGGATCCGGAGTACCTCCGGGAGGCCGTCGAGAAGAGCCTCGAGCGCCTCGGGATGGACTCGATCGACGTCCTGCAGCTGCACAACGCCAACGTCGACGAGATCACGCCCGACGTGCTCGAGTTGCTCGACGAACTCGAGGAAGAGGGGACGATCGAGGCGACGGGCCTCGCGCTCGGCCCGTCGATCGGCTGGCTCGCCGAGGGCGACCTGGCGATCGAGGAGGAGTTCGACGCCGTGCAACTGGTCTGGAACGTGCTCGAACGGGAGGTCGGCAACCACTTCCTCGAGACGATCGAGGAGACCGGTTCCTCGACCAGCCTGATCCCCCGCGTCCCCCACTCCTCGGGCGTGCTGAACGAGCAGGTCACGCCCGAGACCGAACTCGGCGAGGGCGACCACCGCGGCTTCCGCCCCGACGAGTGGTACGAGACCGGCTGGGAGAAACTCGAGAAGCTGCGCTTTCTCGAACGTGACGGGGAACGGACGATGGGACAGGCCTCGATCGCGTGGCTGCTCTCTCACGACTCCGTCGCGACCGTGACGCCGACGTTCCGCACCGCGGCGGACATCGACGAGTGGGCCGCCGCGAGCGACGTGCCCGAACTCTCCGCCGAGGAGGTCGAACGCGTCGCCGAACTGTACGCGAACGACTTCGACATCGATCGCGACGACGGGATGGACTCGCTGCGCTCGTCGGTCAACGGCGAGGACATCGAGTCCGCCGGGCTGGACAAGCTCGCGGCCGACTGAGGGACGGATCGACGAATCTGCCGACCAGCCGACGAGGCTGACCGCTACCTCCCGTAATCCCCGTATCGAGCGCACTTCGCTCACGGAAGACGCGACGGCGGTACGGAGGGGCTAAGGATCACCCGCTCATATATACCGGGCCCGATTACCCTCGGGCGCACCGAGAGGTGCCGTGAGGGCGTGTTG contains:
- a CDS encoding aldo/keto reductase, which encodes MHYRELGDSGLEVSEIGFGAWVVGTDWWGDRSEDDAVEMIEYAVDRGITYFDTGDVYGHGRSEELIGRALADVRDEVTVATKVGYDFYNNPQAGHGELPKEMDPEYLREAVEKSLERLGMDSIDVLQLHNANVDEITPDVLELLDELEEEGTIEATGLALGPSIGWLAEGDLAIEEEFDAVQLVWNVLEREVGNHFLETIEETGSSTSLIPRVPHSSGVLNEQVTPETELGEGDHRGFRPDEWYETGWEKLEKLRFLERDGERTMGQASIAWLLSHDSVATVTPTFRTAADIDEWAAASDVPELSAEEVERVAELYANDFDIDRDDGMDSLRSSVNGEDIESAGLDKLAAD